Proteins found in one Corynebacterium zhongnanshanii genomic segment:
- the rsmG gene encoding 16S rRNA (guanine(527)-N(7))-methyltransferase RsmG, with amino-acid sequence MFHVKHPDAAAQIFGDRLPLAVRYAELLETVATERGLIGPREVPRIWDRHILNSAVLSEAIDAGLRVIDVGSGAGLPGIPLAIARPDLTLQLLEPLLRRTTFLNEVVAELGLDNVEVIRGRAEDKNVIAQLGGADIVTSRAVAPLGKLVQWSLPLVKNDGDMRALKGSSVADEIERDASIIKKAGGGQPRVLEVGAKTLAESTHVVVVPRIK; translated from the coding sequence ATGTTTCACGTGAAACATCCAGATGCAGCCGCTCAGATTTTCGGGGATCGGCTCCCGCTTGCGGTCCGATACGCTGAACTGTTGGAGACTGTCGCTACCGAACGCGGCCTGATCGGCCCGCGGGAAGTACCGCGGATCTGGGACCGTCACATCCTCAATTCCGCCGTCCTGTCCGAGGCGATCGACGCCGGCCTCCGTGTCATCGACGTTGGATCGGGAGCCGGTCTTCCGGGTATCCCGCTGGCCATTGCGCGTCCCGACCTGACCTTGCAACTGTTGGAGCCCTTGCTCCGCAGGACGACGTTCCTGAACGAAGTCGTCGCTGAGCTTGGTTTGGATAATGTGGAAGTCATCCGCGGCCGCGCCGAAGACAAGAACGTCATCGCTCAGCTGGGTGGTGCGGACATCGTCACCTCGCGCGCTGTCGCACCTTTAGGCAAGCTTGTTCAGTGGTCTTTGCCTCTGGTGAAGAACGACGGCGACATGAGGGCGCTGAAGGGTTCGAGTGTTGCAGACGAAATTGAACGAGATGCCTCGATCATTAAAAAGGCCGGCGGCGGGCAGCCTAGGGTACTGGAAGTAGGCGCGAAGACTCTCGCGGAGAGCACCCACGTGGTCGTGGTGCCGCGAATCAAGTAA
- a CDS encoding ParA family protein, translated as MAEMEWDDTPIARAARQAAKLQNTSRLKLERPERCRTITIANQKGGVGKTTSTVNLAWALGMHGQKVLVIDLDPQGNASTALGAEHRMGTPSSYEVLIGEMTPADAMQQNEVNQNVYCIPATIDLAGAEIELVAMERREYRLVEALNEEFIDEYGFDYIFIDCPPSLGLLTINAMTAVNEVMLPIQCEYYALEGVGQLLNNITMIRQNLNPELHISGVLLTMYDGRTKLSEQVSDEVRNHFGSVVLDNHIPRSVKVSEAPGYGQTVLQYDSGSPGALAYFDAAVEFAQRGDYLPTESTAPIGIAPELHKEMI; from the coding sequence ATGGCTGAGATGGAGTGGGACGATACGCCCATCGCGCGCGCGGCGCGGCAGGCGGCGAAGCTGCAGAATACGTCGCGGCTGAAGCTCGAGCGGCCGGAGCGATGCCGCACAATCACCATCGCCAATCAGAAGGGCGGCGTGGGTAAGACCACGTCTACGGTGAATCTGGCCTGGGCGCTGGGGATGCACGGCCAGAAGGTGCTGGTGATCGACCTGGATCCGCAGGGCAACGCCTCCACTGCCCTGGGCGCAGAGCACCGCATGGGCACACCGTCCAGCTACGAAGTGCTCATCGGTGAGATGACGCCTGCCGACGCGATGCAGCAGAACGAGGTCAACCAGAATGTGTACTGCATTCCGGCGACGATCGATCTCGCGGGAGCTGAGATTGAGCTTGTCGCCATGGAGCGCCGTGAGTACCGGCTGGTGGAGGCCTTGAACGAGGAATTCATCGACGAATACGGGTTCGACTACATCTTCATCGACTGTCCCCCATCGCTGGGGCTGCTGACCATCAACGCGATGACCGCAGTGAATGAAGTGATGCTGCCGATCCAATGTGAGTACTACGCGTTGGAGGGTGTGGGTCAGCTGCTCAACAACATTACGATGATTCGGCAGAATCTGAACCCGGAACTGCACATCTCTGGCGTGCTGTTGACGATGTACGACGGTCGCACGAAGCTGTCTGAGCAGGTGTCCGACGAGGTGCGTAACCATTTCGGTTCTGTGGTGTTGGACAACCACATCCCGCGGTCCGTCAAAGTCTCCGAGGCGCCAGGCTACGGTCAGACCGTGCTGCAATACGATAGCGGATCGCCGGGAGCGCTCGCCTACTTCGACGCCGCCGTGGAGTTCGCTCAGCGCGGCGACTACCTGCCAACAGAATCCACTGCCCCGATCGGCATTGCACCGGAACTACACAAGGAGATGATCTAA
- a CDS encoding ParB/RepB/Spo0J family partition protein, which produces MATSKKPAMPNMGGTLGSEAKRGGLGRGLASLIPTGDQKPRLGHGAADIILGPSGASGGGSSDSARGTSKRTSDKTGAAGSGTRGAEKGENSRSRVSDGARGAKASGVAETPGGAGASGTSGISESVGTTNEFGATYQELPLSSIRPNAKQPRSNFDEEALAELVHSIREFGVMQPIVVRYSPDGSTDFELIMGERRFRASKEAGLDVIPAIVRETDDSAMLRDALLENIHRAQLNPLEEAAAYQQLLEEFGVTQAQLAERIGRSRPLITNMIRLLQLPVAVQRRVAAGVLSAGHARALLGVKVGADAQERLALRIVAEGLSVRATEEAVTALNRSGGDQATPKRKASTRELPADVRQWADDFGDALDTKVSVQMGKKKGKIVVEFGGPEDFERIIELINYSKNN; this is translated from the coding sequence ATGGCCACGTCCAAAAAACCAGCCATGCCGAACATGGGCGGCACGTTAGGGTCCGAGGCCAAGCGGGGTGGATTGGGGCGCGGACTGGCGTCTCTGATTCCTACTGGCGATCAGAAGCCTCGGTTGGGTCACGGTGCGGCCGACATTATTTTGGGGCCGTCGGGGGCTTCTGGCGGTGGATCATCTGATTCCGCCCGCGGCACTTCGAAACGTACCAGTGACAAAACAGGTGCTGCGGGCAGCGGGACTCGCGGAGCTGAGAAGGGTGAGAATTCTCGTTCTCGAGTGTCCGATGGAGCGCGTGGTGCCAAGGCGTCTGGAGTTGCCGAGACACCTGGAGGAGCTGGAGCATCCGGTACGTCCGGTATATCCGAGTCTGTGGGGACAACCAACGAGTTCGGCGCCACGTACCAAGAGCTACCGTTGAGTTCGATTCGTCCGAACGCGAAGCAGCCTCGCAGCAACTTCGACGAGGAGGCGCTCGCCGAACTGGTACACTCCATTCGCGAGTTTGGTGTGATGCAGCCGATTGTGGTGCGCTACTCCCCCGATGGCTCCACGGACTTTGAGCTCATCATGGGTGAGCGCCGTTTCCGTGCGTCCAAGGAAGCCGGCCTGGATGTTATCCCCGCTATCGTGCGTGAGACCGACGACTCCGCGATGCTGCGCGACGCCCTGTTGGAGAACATCCACCGTGCACAGCTGAACCCTCTGGAAGAGGCCGCTGCTTACCAGCAGCTGTTGGAAGAGTTCGGCGTGACCCAAGCGCAGCTTGCCGAGCGCATCGGACGCTCCCGTCCCCTCATTACCAACATGATCCGATTGCTGCAGCTGCCGGTGGCGGTTCAGCGTCGGGTTGCTGCAGGCGTTCTTTCTGCTGGTCACGCCCGTGCGCTGCTGGGGGTGAAGGTCGGGGCGGATGCTCAAGAGCGGCTGGCCTTGCGGATCGTGGCCGAGGGTCTCTCTGTACGTGCGACCGAAGAGGCAGTGACGGCGCTGAACCGCTCTGGTGGAGACCAGGCAACGCCGAAGCGGAAGGCCTCCACGAGGGAGCTTCCGGCTGATGTTCGGCAGTGGGCGGATGACTTCGGCGATGCGCTGGACACCAAGGTGAGCGTGCAGATGGGCAAGAAAAAAGGCAAGATTGTTGTAGAGTTCGGAGGCCCCGAGGACTTCGAAAGGATAATTGAGCTTATCAATTATTCGAAGAATAACTAA
- a CDS encoding nitroreductase family protein has translation MANTVDQVINDRRAVRKFSSESISDEVLDRIVNLALEAPSAFNSQLRDIVVVRDQEVKQAIYDAGKQQQFLDAPVVFVFVGRSEKLPEDANEILGADRAEFVAGYLKDKTPQFLREAGLKDASLAAAFLMIAAQNEGVATSPTTGWDEQGVKEAIGIGGRDDRSIALVIAAGYPAEEPAHPGRAANRRVNDRY, from the coding sequence ATGGCGAACACCGTCGATCAGGTCATCAACGATCGCAGGGCGGTCCGCAAGTTCTCGTCGGAGTCTATCTCCGATGAAGTTCTTGACCGTATTGTGAACCTTGCGCTGGAGGCGCCGAGCGCCTTCAACTCCCAGCTTCGGGATATCGTAGTCGTTCGCGATCAGGAAGTGAAACAGGCTATCTATGACGCTGGCAAGCAGCAGCAGTTCCTGGATGCTCCCGTGGTGTTCGTCTTCGTCGGACGCTCCGAGAAGCTCCCAGAGGACGCCAACGAGATTCTCGGCGCCGACAGAGCTGAATTTGTTGCCGGTTACTTGAAGGACAAGACCCCACAGTTCCTGCGCGAGGCTGGCCTGAAGGACGCGTCTCTGGCGGCTGCGTTCCTCATGATCGCCGCTCAGAACGAAGGCGTGGCGACCTCCCCCACCACAGGTTGGGATGAGCAGGGAGTCAAGGAGGCCATCGGAATCGGTGGCCGGGACGACCGTTCGATCGCGTTGGTTATCGCTGCTGGTTACCCTGCTGAGGAGCCTGCACACCCGGGCCGCGCGGCAAATCGCCGAGTGAACGACCGGTACTAG